CCGATCACGGGGACGCCCTCGTCGGCCGCGGCGCGCACCTCGTCCATGATCGGGTCGCGGGCGGCCATCGCCCCGGCGCGCAGGTAGTCGCCGTAGGAGAAGCCGCCGGGGAGGACGATCCCGTCGGTGTCCGCCGGGAGGCCGTCCTCGTGCCAGACGCGCTCGGCGTCGACGCCGAGGTGCTCCAGCGTGCGGACGGCGTCGCGGTCGCAGTTCGAGCCGCCAAATTGGACGACGGCGACCGTCATCGCTCCGCGACCGCCACGTCGTAGTCGTGGATCGTGGGGTTCGCGAGCAGGCGCTCGGCCATCTCGCCCGCGCGTTCGGCGGCCTCGTCGGCGTCGGCGGCGGCGAGGTCGACCTCGAAGCGGTCCGCCGAGCGGAGGTCGTCGAGCTCGAACCCGAGCCGTTCGAGGGCCTGCTGGGTCGTCTCGGCCTCCGGATCGAGGACGCCCCGCTTCAGCCGGACCGTCACCGTCGCCGTGTAGTCGGTCATGTCCGTTGGTGCGGAGTCGTGTGTAAAAACCGTTTTGGAACGGCGTTTATACGCACGTTCGTGGATACAGATCGGTCGACCGTGCGGGAGGCAGGGACCGCGCGGAACGAAAGGGGCAAAACCCTCCGACTGCTGGAAAAGGTGTATGCAGCCGCTCGAACCCGCGGAGGTGATCGTCGCGTGACCCGCGAACTGACCGAGATCACGGTCGTCGGAGGAGACAAGACCGGACTCATCGCGCGGGTCACCTCCCTGCTGTTCGAGCGCGGAATCAACATCGAGGACCTCGATCAGGCGGTCCGCGAGGGCGTCTTCCGGATGACGACCCGCGTCGACACCGCCGAGATGGAGACCTCCCGGGGCGAGCTCCGCCGCGCGCTCGCCGAACTCGGCCGCGAGCTCGACGTGGACATCCAGGTGCGGTTCCCGAGCGACCGAGACGCGCGCCGGATCGCGCTGCTGGTCACGAAGGAGACGCACGCGCCCGAGGCGCTGTTGGAGGCCGAGGCGAACGGCGACCTCGCCGACGACGGCGAGGAGGCCGAGATCCCGGTCGTCATCGGCAACCGCGGGGACCTCCGGTCGCTCGCGGAGCGCTACGACAAGCCCTTCTACGACGTGGGCGACGGCAGCGGGAACACCGACGAGGAGCGCCTGCTCGACCTGCTGGCCGAGTACGACGTCGACCTGATCGCGTTGGCCCGCTACATGCGCATCCTCTCGCCGGAGGTCGTCTTCCGCTACGAGGGCCGGATCATCAACGTCCACCCCTCGCTGCTGCCGGCGTTCCCCGGCGCGGAGGCGTACCGGCAGGCGAAGGACGCGGGCGTCCGGATCGCGGGCGTCACCGCCCACTACGTCACCACCGACCTCGATCAGGGCCCGGTGATCGCCCAGCGCGCCTTCGACGTGCCGCCGAACGCCGACGTCGACGAGATCAAGCGCCGCGGGCAGCCGCTGGAGGCCGACGTGCTGCTCGACGCGGTCCGGCTCCACCTCGCGGACGCCATCGCGGTCCACCGCGGTACCGTCCACGTCCGCGAAGAAGTCGACGTCGACGCGCAGTTGGGCCTCTCCGAGGCCGCGGTCGAGGCGAACCCCGACGAGCCGGTCGACGGCGAGCCGCTCACCCGGTCTCGGCCGTCGCCGTCGGACGACTGAGCGCCGGTCTCGGCCGCGCTATCGACTACATTTAACCGACTGCGACCGAAACGACGGAGTGATGACCGAGCGTCGCGCGCGGACGGAGTTCCTCGCTGACACCGCCGCGGTCGTCCGCAGCGACGAGCGGATGATCCTGCTGTTCCTCCTGCTGCTGTCGGTCGCGGCGCTCGCGGTCTTCCTCCACTACACGACGCTGGTCCTGGAGGGCCTCCCCGACCCGATCCCGACCGAGCCGCTCGGGCCGTAGTCGGCCTTCGGTCCGGCGGTTCCGCACATCACTCCAGCCGGACCAGCAGGTCCCGGTTCGCCGCCTCGTAGCGAAGCCGCTCGGCGCGGAGCGTCTCCCGGCGGCGGTCCGCCCACTCGCTCGCGTCGAGGCCGGCCTCGCCGACCGCCCCCTCGACCGTGTCGAGCAGGTGCGCGAGGACCGTCCGCTCGCCCGCCTCGTAGGGGGGTTCGATCTCCCACGGCGACGGTCCCTCGGCGATCACGGTCGCCGCGCGGGCCAGCGACGCCGCGCCCTCCGGGCCGCCGGGGCGAAACTCCCGCATGTGGCGGTGGTAGCGGTCGAGGACCGCGCCGTCGTCCGGGTCGGGCGGGGCGAAGCGCGTCTCGCCGTCGTAGGTGATCGGCGCGTACCCGACGGGGGCGACCTCGGCGAGGGCGTCGACCGCGGGCGCGGCGTCGACCACGTCGAAGAACGCGCAGCCGACGACCGCGTCGAACCGCTTTCCCGCAGCCGCCGCGTCGCGCGCGAACTCGAAGGCGTCGGCGACCCGGTACTCGATGTCGACGCCGCCGACCGTATCGCCCACCCGGGCCTCGCCCGCGGCGAGCGCCTCCTCGTGGGCGTCGACGGCGACCCACCGGCCGCCCTCGATCACGCCCCACTCGGCGAGGCGCTCGACCATCGTCGCCGTCCCGGCACCGACCTCCAGTATCTCCGGCTCGGGCGGGAGCTCGGCGGCGAACCGGTCGAGGACCGCGCGGTTCAGCGAGCGGTCGTCGAGCGCGCGCTTCGCGTCGAGGTACGCGGCGTGGTCCGTCACGCGGCGTCACCTCCCGTCTCGCGGTTCGCAGTCGTCTCGCGGTTCGCGGCCGTCTCGCGGTTCGCGGCTGGCTTCCCGTCCGCGGTCGCCTCGCTTCCCGCCTCCGCAGCCAGGAAGTCGATCACGGGGTCGAGCGCCTCGGTCCACCCCGGGCGCGCCTCGTAGTCGCGGCGCGCCGCGACCCCCATCTCGGCCAGCCGGTCGCGGTCGTCGAGGTCCCGGAGCGCCCGCGCGACGGCCCGCGGGTCGTCGGGGGACACGAGGACCCCGGACTCGCCGTCGCGGACGAACTCGCCGGCCCCGCCCGCGGTCGTCGCCACCGGGACGCAGCCGAACCCCATCGCCTCCGCGTACACCATCCCGAACGGCTCGTACCGCGAGGGGACCGCCAGGGCGTGGCTCTCGCGGAGCCGCGCCGCGACCGCCCCGTCGTCGAGCCGGCCGACGAAGCGGACCCGGTCGCCGATCCCGGCCGCGGCGACCGCGCGCTCGACGCGCTCGACGTACCCGGGATCGATCGTCCGGTCGCCGACGACGGTCAGCCGCCAGTCGACCTCGTCCCGTTCGAGCCGAGCGACGCCGTCGACGAGCGCGTCGAGCCCCTTGCGGGGGACGAGGTTCCCGAGGAACGTCACCTCAAGCGGGCCGGATTGCGCCCGGTCCCGGACGGCCTCCTCGGAGATCGCCGGCTCGAACCGGTCGCCGGCCGGCGGCGCGACCACGCTCCGGGCGGGACCGCCGAGGTCGGCCGCGTCCCGCCGGGTCGCCTCCGCGTTGTACACCGCGGCGTCGACCCCGCGGAGGAACCGGCGCTCGATCGCCGCGACTCCGCGGCGGCCGAGTTCGGAGCGGACGCGCCCGACCGGACCGCTCTCGGCGGGCGCTCGGGGCGCTCGGGCCGCGTGCGCTCGCCACGCGATCATGTGGACGAGCGCGACGGTCGGCGCGTCGAGCGACCGGTTGGCGAGCAGCACGGACGGGTGCGCCAGCCCGTCCTCGACGACCACGTCGAACTCCGACAGCCGGTCCGCGAGCCGATCGGCACGGAGGTTCGGGGCGAGGCGCTCCCGGTAGGAGCCCCGGGGGAGCGAGACGACCTCGACGGCGTGGCCGCGCTCGCGGAGGCGGTCGCGGAGCCGGCGGTCGTAGTAGAACCCGCCGGACTCCGACTCGACGTCGCCGGCGAGCACGAGGGCGACGCGCATCCCCGTCACTCCAGCGCGCCCGTGTACGAGACGCTCGCGGCCTCGTCCTCGCGGACGGTCACGGTCAGTTCGGTCGCGGCGGGGGCGTCGACGCCGGCGAGCGCGTCGAACAGCTTCCGGGCCAGCCGCTCGGCGCTCGGGTTCCCGTCGAGGCGGTCGTTGAGCGTCTCGTCGCGGTAGCGGTCGGCGGCCTCCCCGAGGGCCTCGGTCGCGAGGTCGATGTCGAGCAGGTAGCCGTACTCGCCGAGTTCGGGGCCGCGGAACGTCGCCTCCGCGGTGAACGCGTGCGAGTGGAGCTCCGCCTCGTCGGCCGGGGGGTTCGGAACGGTGAGGAAGTGCTGTGCGACGAACGTCTCGGAGACGGTCAGTTCGTACATGGGTAGGTGAACAGGATCTGGCGGGTCGCGTCCCGCCCGTCCGCGAGTCGCCGGTACGCGCTCGGCGCGTCGGAGACGGGAACGCGGTCGGTGACGAGCCGGTCGGTGACGTCGAGGTCGTCGTCGAGCCGCCGGAGTTCGCGCCACGCGGTCTCGCGGCGGCGCTCGCGGTCCCAGCGCCCGCGCAGTTCGGGCGCGATGGTGGTGACCTGACTGCTCCGGACCGACACCCGTCCGCGGTGGAAGTGGTCGCCGAAGCCGAGGTCGGCGCGCTTGATCCCGTACCACGACCCCACGACGACCCGGCCGTCGAACCGGGTGGTCTCGACCGCCGTCTCCAGCGTCTCCGGGCGGCCGGACACCTCGACCGCGAGGTCGACGCCGTCGCCGGCCCGCTCGCGGACCGCGTCGACGACGCCCGACCGCCCGTCGTGTCGGGTCGGGTCGACGACGGCGTCCGCGCCGAACTCCGCCGCGAGCGACCGCCGGTCCTCCCTCGGCTCGACCGCGACGACGGTCTCGGCCCCGCTCCGCGCCAGCAGCGCGGTCGTGAGCAGTCCCACGACGCCCTCCCCGAACACCGCGACGCGCTCGCCGATCCGCGGGGCGGCGTCGAGCGTCAGGGTGACCGCGGTCTCCGCGTTCGCGAACAGCGTCGCGGTCTCCGGGCCGATCCCGTCGGGGACCCGTCGGAGCCCGTCCGGCGGGACGGCGAACCGGCTCTCGTGGGGGTTGAACGCGAAGACGGTCCGGTCGCGCCACGCCGGGTCGACGGCGTCGCCGACAGCGGTCACGCGCCCGACGACCGCGTAGCCGTACCGGAGCGGGTACGAGAGGTCGCCGTCCAGCGACGGCAGCTCCTCGTCGGCGACCGTTTCCGGGTCGAGCTCGCCGCGGTACGCGAGCAGCTCCGACCCCGCGCTGACCGCCGAGACCGACGCCTCGACGACCGCCTCGTCCGGGGCGGGGTCGGGCTCGTCGATGCCGACCACGTCGACGCGCTCCGGGCCGACGAACTCGACCGCGCGCCCGGCGTCGCCCCCGCTCACCGGGGGACACCCCTCGACGTTCGGCGACCGCGACCGTGTGACATTACTGATAACACGGGTCGATCGAACATAAAGCCCCGGCGGCGTCGGTCGGTCGGCGACGCCGGCGTCGCGGCCGCGGCCGCTCGGGAGTAGAAATAAGCCGACGGGGTCCGTGTTTCACGTGTCCATGGCACACTCGAACGCGGACGTCGAGGGCGCGTCGCTGACGCCGCTGCACTGGGTCGGAATCGTGGCGGCGGCCGTGACCGCGACCGCACACGTCGTCCTCGGCGTCCGGGCCGGCGGGACGTTCCTGGTCCTGTTCCTCTTCGCGGCGCTCGGATTCGGTGCCGGCGTCGCGGCGGTCGTCTTCGACTACCGCCGACGGCTGGCGTACGCGCTCGGCATCCCCTTCACCGCCGGACAGATCGTCCTGTGGTACGTCCTCAACGACGTCCCGCCGATCCCGACGAGCCACGCGGTCGACAAGGTCGCGCAGGTCGTGTTGATCGCCGTCCTCGCGGTCCTGTTGTCCCGGGAGTCGTGAGCCCGCTGACCTCCGTCGGATCCGCGTGACCCGCGGCCGAGAGCCGTGGTACCACACGTGTTGTGTGACGGGACGCGCACAGCCGCCGTCCGCTTATGTTACCGACTCCGGTAGTGAGAATCGATGGCCGACGACCCGCTTTTCGACGAGTTCGAACTGAACGGACACACCCTCGACAACCGCGTCGGTCTCGCGCCGATGACGCGGACGAGCGCGACCGACGAGGGGCACCCGACGGACCGGATGGCGCGGTACTACGCCTCCTTCGCCCGCGGCGGCTTCTCGTTCCTCGTCACCGAGGGCGTCCACCCGGACGCGACGCACAGTCAGGGCTACCCCAACCAGCCCGGCCTCGCGACCGACGAACAGGCGGCGGCGTGGGAGCCGGTCGTCGACGCCGTCCACGAGGAGGGCAGCCCCATCTTCGCTCAGCTGATGCACGCCGGGGCGCAGGCGCAGGGCAACCGCTACGGGTACGGTCCCGTCGCCCCCTCCTCGCACCGCCCGCCGGGCGAGATGGCCGAGATGTACGGCGGTTCGGGCGAGTTCCCCGAGGCGGACGGACTCGACGCCGAGGGGCTCGACGACGTGAAGGCGGGCTTCGTCGCGGCGGCGGAGCGCGCGGTCGACGCCGGCTTCGACGGGATCGAAGTCCACGCCGCGAACGGCTACCTCCTCCACGAGTTCGTCGACCCGCTGGTCAACGAGCGCGACGACGAGTACGGCGGGTCGCCGGAGGCCCGCGCGCGGTTCCCCGCCGAGGTGACGGCGGCCATCGACGAGGCAACGCCGGACGAGTTCGTCGTCGGCGTCCGCGCGTCGCAGGCGGCGGTAGTCGATCAGGAGCGCGTGTGGCCCGACGGCGAGGCGACCGCCGCCGCGCTGTTCGGCGCGCTCTCCGACGCCGGTGCCGACTACGTCCACGTCACCGGCGGCGACGCGACCGCGCCCGAGGTGCCGGACACCGAACGGACGCTCGCGGAACTCGCCGTGGAACACGCCGACGGCGTCGCCGTGGTCGCCAACGGGAGCCTCGGCGACCCCGAGAACGCCCGCGCCGCGCTGGCCGACGGCTCCGACCTGATCACGCTCGGGACCGGCGCGCTCGCCAACCACGACTGGCCCAACCGGGTCCGGGCGGGCGAGCCGCTCGACGACCTCGACCCGAGCGTCGTCTTCCAGCCCGACGCCTCGCTCAGCGACCCCGAGGTCCCCGGCGACGACTGACGCCGGCGCGAACTCTCCCGCTCGAAGGTTCGCCACCCGCTCCGTCGCCCTCCGCCGACCGACTCAGCCGCCGTTCCCCTCCGCCGAGACCGGCGGATCGTCGCGGCCCAGCCGCCCCGTCGCGGCCGCCCAGTCCCGGGCGAAACTCCCCAGCAGCGCCGCGAGCGAGACCCCCGCGAGCGCGGTGAGCCAGACGACCCCCTCACTCCCGCCAGCGCCGCCGACGCCCGGGAGGAGCGCGAGCGCGACGACGGCGAACTGGGCGGTGCCGACGAGCGGACGGACCCGGCTCGGGGGGAGTTCGTACACCGGCGCGCCGGTCCGCCTGCGCCGCCACAGCGACCCGGCGTAGGCGTACCAGACGCCGCCGGCGACGAGGTACCACGCCGGTAGCGACCCGAGCGCGACGGCCACCGACGCGCCCACGAGGACGGCGAGCGCGTCGGTGGCCCCGTCGACCCGCGCGCCGAGGACCGTCTCGGTCGTGCGGCGGGCGACCGCGCCGTCGACCGCGTCGAGACCGACCGCGCCGGCGAACAGCGCGGCGGGGACCCACGGAGAGGGGGGCGACGCGACGACCGCGCCGGCGAGGACAGCGGCGAGCCAGCCGCGGAACAGCGTGATCAGGTTCGCCGGACCGAGCCGCGCTCGGGGGTCATCCCCGTCGGACGGACGGTTCGCGTCGAGGCTCGTCCACGCGTACGCCGCCAGGTACGTCCCGGGCGCGGCCGCGGCGAGGGCCCACTCGGTCCCGAGCGGTCGCCACAGCGCCGCGAGACCGAGGAGGCCGAGCGCCGCGACGGCGACGAACCGCAGGCGGAGGCGGTCGAGCGGATCTGCCTGCGACCCGAGTCCGACCATCTCAGTCCGTCCGTCGGTCCGCGGGCGGTTCGGCGCTTCGGTCGGCGCTTTCGGCGTTGCGGTCGCTGCTCTCGGCGTTGCGGTCGCTGTTCCCACCGACCTCGTCGGTCTCGCCCTCGGTGCTCCGCGGCGTCTCGCCGATCTCCTCCATCACGCGGGCGTGGAACTCCCGGAGGACGGCGGACTCGTCGTCGGCGATGACCGTGTCGGAGTCGACGAGCGTCGCCAGCCCGAACGCGAGCGGGCTGGGCGAGTCGACGACGCGGTGCTCCACCGCCAGATCGCCCGCCGAGATCCGCCCGACGGCCTCGCGGATCCCCGCGACGTCGAGCCGGTCCTCCAGCAGTTCGCGGTACGTCTCCTCCAACACGGCGAACTCCTCCAAGTCGCTCGCGAACGACAGCAGCATCTCGGCGGAGACCTGCTGTTCGGCGGCCGACTTCTCGTACCCCTTGTACCGCTTCAGGATCATGAGCGCGCGCCCGGCGTTGATGCGGAAGTAGCGCTGGAGCAGGTCGGTCCCCTCGACGGCCTCGCGGAGGTCCCCGCGGACCGTCTCCGGGTCGAGGTCCGACAGGATCTGTGCCACGTCGACCTTGCGGTTCAAGGGGAGCGCGAGCGAGAACCCGCGATCCGCCACCGCGACCGCGACGTTGGCGTCGGTCCGGTTCGCGACCGCGCTCGCGACGAGCCGCGAGAGCCCGTCGTTGAACCGCCGGCCGTACGTGGAGTGGACGTAGAAGCGGCGCTTGTACTCGTTGCGGTCGAGCTCCTCCTCCACGACGAGCCGGTCCGGCGTCGAGACGCCAGCCGACCCCGCGTACTTGACCTGCTCGTCGTACATGCGGGCGAGCGCCCGGACCGCGTTTCCATCGAGGGGGAACTCGCGGAGCCACGCCCGGACCGCCGCGGGACCGGCGTTCTGGCCGTCGCCGGTCAGCCGGTCGAGGAGTTCGGCCTGAAACGCCAGCACCTCGCGGGCGAGGTCCGCAGAGAGGGGGAGGCGCTCGGCGAACCACGAGGGGACGGTCGGGCGCTCGCTCGTGCGGTCGACGTACACCTTCGAGCCGCGGCGGTAGCGGAACGCGAACCGCTCGCCGCCGAGCGCGAACACGTCGCCCGACTCCAGCGTGTCGAGGTACGACTCGTCGAGCGTGCCGACCCACTCGTCGCCGCGCGTGAACACGTCGCAGGTGAACGAGTCCGGGATCGTCCCCACGTTCGTCATGTAGATGACCCGCGCGAGGCGGCCGCGCTTCCCGACGAGGGTCTCCCCGACCGGGAACTCGGCGTGGTGATGCTCGCCGTCGGGCGGGTCGTTGGCGTCGCGCCACACCTTCGGGTAGACGTTCTTCGACTCCAGCCCGTCGTAGTCCGCGGTGAGGTACCGCACGAGCCGTTCGTAGTCGGCCTCGTCGAAGTCGCGGTACGGGTGCGCCCGGCGCAGCACCTCCCGGACCTCGCGGTCCGGGCGGATCCGGTTTATCGCCATCCCGTACACGTGCTGGGCGGCCACGTCGTAGGCCCCCTCGGGCGGGAACACGCGGTCGACGAAGCCGTCCTCGGCGCGCGCGAGCAGCGTGGCGCACTCGATCAGCTCGTCGCGGTCGAGGGCGAACACCCGGCCCTCGACCGTCTCGCCCGGGCTGTGGCCCGCGCGGCCGACGCGCTGGAGCAGCGCCGCGACCGACTTCGGGGAGCCGACCTGGACCACCAGATCGAGGTGGGGCATGTCGATGCCGAGTTCGAGGCTCGTCGAGGTGGTGACCACGTCGAGGTCGCCGGCCTTCAACCCCTCCTCGACGCGGGTCCGCTGCGCCTCGCCGAGGCTGCCGTGGTGACAGCCCGAGTTCGACTCGTCGTAGCCGAACCGCTGGCGGAGCTCCTGTAGCGTACGCTCCGCGCCGGACCGGGAGTTCGTGAACACGAGGGTGTTCTCGTGGGACTCGATCAGGTCGCGGAGCGACTCGTAGAAGCGGTCGGTCACCGCCGACCGCGGCGTGTGGATCAGGTCGGCCGCGGGCGTCCTGAGTTCGAGGTCGAACTCCCGCGAGAACCGCGCGTCGACCACCTCGCACGGGCGCGTCTCGAACCCGTCGGGGTCGCCGACCGCGCCGTCGACCCGGTCGCGCCCGACGAGGAACGAGGCGATCCCGTCGAGCGGCTCGACCGTCGCGGAGCAGCCGATCCGCGTGATCTCGTCGGTCGCTCGCGGTTCGTTGTCGTCCTCGGAGCCGTCCGTCGGGTCGTCCCGCGTCAGTTCGGTCAATCGCTCCAGCGACACCGAGAGGTGCGTGCCGCGCTTGTTCGCGGCCAGCGAGTGGATCTCGTCGACGATCACGTACTCGACGGTGCGGAGCTTCTCCTTGAACTTCGGCGAGTTGAGTAAGATCGCGATCGTCTCCGGCGTGGTGTTGAGGACGTGGGGCGTCTCCGAGAGCATCGCCTGCCGGTCCGCCTTCGAGGTGTCGCCGTGCCGGATCGCCTGCCTGACGCCGGGGTCGTAGGAGTCAGCGTCGCCGTCGGCGTCGCGCTCGGCCCCCGCGTCGTCCCCGTCCGCCTCCTCCGCAGCGATTGCCTCGCCGATCCCCGCAAGCGGGGTCTGGAGGTTGCGCTCGATGTCGTTCGCGAGCGACTTCAGCGGCGAGACGTACAGGCAGTAGACGGAGTTTTCGAGGTCGCCGGCGCGGTCGCGCGCGAAGAGGTCGTCGAGGACCGAGATGAATGAGGCGAGCGTCTTCCCGCTGCCCGTCGGCGCGGCGACGAGGCAGTTCTCCCCGTCGTCGACGTGGGGGATGGCCTCGCGCTGGGGCGGCGTGAAGAAGCCGCCGTTCTCGGCGACGTACCCGCCGAACCGCTCGACCCACCAGCGACGGACCGGCGGCGAGAGCCGGGCGAGGACGTCGGCGTCGTCGATCGGGACCGTCTCCGGGTCGAAGCCGGGGGCCGCGACCGCGCCGCGGTCGACCGCGTCCCGGAGGAGTGCCCGGGCGGTGGCCTCGGCGTCGCGGTCCGTGGACTCGCTCACGCCGATCGACACGGGACACGGAGGGAAATCGGTTGCGTCGGTCTCGGCGGCAGTTCGCGCGACCGACCCCCGTCCGTCGCCTGCGCGGAAATTCGCGCGACCGACCCCCGTCCGTCGCCTGCGCGGAAATTCGCGCGACCGACCCGTTTATCCGCCGCGCTTCCGTGACGGAACACGCATGAGCGGTACCTCGCCGGAGCCCGACCGACGGATCGACCGGAACCTGTTCGTCACCGTCTCCGGCCCGCCGGGCTGCGGTGCCACGACGCTCGTCGAGGGGATCGCGGAGGCGCTCGACTGCGGCTACGTCTCCGGGGGCGAGCTGTTCCGCGAGATCGCGGCCGAACGCGACCTGAGCCTCTCGCAGCTCATCGCCGAGACCGGCGAGTCCGAGGAGATCGACCGCGCGCTCGACAAGCGGCTCCGCCGGATCGCCGAGAAGTGGGGGACAGCCAACAAGGCGTTCGTACTGGAGTCGCGGCTCGCGGGGTGGATCGCCGGCAACCGGGCGGACATCCGGATCTGGCTCGACGCGCCCGAAGAGGTCCGCGCGGACCGGACCGCCGACCGCGCGGAGATGACCTCCGAGATGCAGGTGCGCGAGGTCATTGAGGAGCAACGGTACAAGTCCTACTACGGCATCGACCTCTCCGACCGGTCGATCTACGACCTCGTGATCAACACGGGGCGCTGGGACGCCGAATCGACGCTCGAACTGGCGCTCACCGGCATCGAAGGGTACGACGTCGAGAGCGACGAGGGCGCGTTCGACACCCCGGACTTCGAGGTCTGAACGTCGCCCCGCGGTCTCGGGCCGTCCCGGGTCACCCGGAACACTCCGGGCTCTGTCCGAGCGGCGGACCCCTGGCCCACACTTATCCCGGAGCTGTTCGTACGTCGAAACGAATGACCGACGAGCCGAGCGGCCGCAACCTCGACGGCGACGCGCCGGTCGCGGAGGCTGTCGTCGAGACGGACGAGGCGACGATCACCGAGGACGCCGAGCTCGAACGCACCATCGGGCTGACAGGCGGCCTCGCGATCGGGATCGGGACGATGATCGGGGCCGGGATCTTCGTGTTCCCCGGGCTGGCCGGCGGCGAGATCGGCGCGGCGGCGAGCGCCTCGTTCGCGGTCGGCGGGCTGATCGCGCTCCTCGTCGCGCTCCCAACCTCGGAGCTGGCGACCGCGATGCCCCGCAGCGGCGGCGGGTACTACTTCATCTCGCGCGGGCTCGGGACGCTCGCCGGCACGGTGATCGGGCTGTCGCTGTGGCTCGGGCTGGTGTTCGCGACGGCCTTCTACCTCGTCGGCCTCGGCTACTACGCCCTCGACGCGCTCGCGCAGGTCGGGGTCACGATCGGCGTCGGCACCGACGCGCTCGTCTCCGGCATCGCCGTCGTCGCCGGGGTCGCGTTCACGGTCCTCAACGTCACCGGCACCGAGAACGCCGCGAAGCTCCAGAACGCCATCGTCGCGCTGCTGCTCTCGATGCTCGTCGCCTTCCTCGGGTACGGGCTCCTGGAGGCGTTCGGGTTCGTCGCCGTCGACACGCCGCCGGGAGAGGCCGTCGACGTCTGGGAGGCGGTCCCGATCCTCTCGGTCGCCGCGCTCGTGTTCACCTCGTACCTCGGCTTCGCACAGGTCGCCACGGTGGCCGGGGAGATGAAAAACCCCGGGCGGAACCTCCCGCTGGCGATGGTCGGCTCGGTGCTGATCGTGACGGTCCTGTACGTGCTGACCATCTTCATCGCGACGAACGTCTTCACGCGGGACGCGCTGCTTGCCGCCGGCGAGACCGCCATGGTCGAGGTCGGGCGGGCGCTGCTCGGGCCGGCCGGGGCGCTCGTGATCATCGTCGGCGGGCTGCTCGCGACGATGTCGTCGGCGAACGCGTCGATCCTCAGCACCTCGCGGGCGATATACGGCGTCTCGAAGGACGCGCTCCTCCCGCGGTGGGCGAGCCGGATCAACCTGCGGTACGGCACGCCCCACGTCGCCCTCGGGATGGCCGGCGGGCCGGTGATCGTCCTCGCCGCGACCGGACAGGTACAGCTGCTCGCGGAGGTCGCCTCCTTCCTCCACCTGATCATGTACGGGCTGATGTGCGTCGCGCTCGTCGCCATCCGGCGGGACCGGCCGGAGTGGTACGACCCCGACTTCGTCGTGCCCGGCGGTCCGGTCGTCCCCGTCCTCGGCGCGCTCGCCAGCTTCGGGCTGATCGCGTTCATGGACCGCCTCTCGATCGCCGTGGGGGTCGTCGTCATCGCCGTCACCGCCGGATGGTATTTCTACTACGCCCGCGACGTGTCGCTCAAGGGGGCCCTGTGATGACACGCGTACTCGTACCCGTCGCGGTACTGGAGCGGGAGAGCGTCTCGCCCGGACTGATATCGCTACTCGGAACTGTCGACGTGACGCTGCTCGGCTACCACGTCCTCCCCGAGCAGACGCCGCCGGATCAGGCCCGGCTCCAGTTCGAGGAGCGCGCGACCGCCGCGCTGGAGGACCTGAGCCAGGAGTTCCGGGCCGCCGGCGGCGACGCCGATCACCGGCTCGTGTTCACGCACGACCGCGAGCAGACGATCCAGCGAGTAGCGGGCGAGGTGGGGGCAGACGCGTTCGCCGTCTCCGGGCCGACCGGCGACGTCGATCGGCTCCTCGTGTCGCTCTCCGGCGACGTCGACGTCGACCGCGTCCTCTCGTTCGTCGAGCGGCTCGTCGGCGACCGCGACATCGGCGTCACGCTGTTCCTCGCGGCGGGTGCGGGGACGCCGGACGACG
This genomic stretch from Halorubrum hochsteinianum harbors:
- a CDS encoding NADH:flavin oxidoreductase codes for the protein MADDPLFDEFELNGHTLDNRVGLAPMTRTSATDEGHPTDRMARYYASFARGGFSFLVTEGVHPDATHSQGYPNQPGLATDEQAAAWEPVVDAVHEEGSPIFAQLMHAGAQAQGNRYGYGPVAPSSHRPPGEMAEMYGGSGEFPEADGLDAEGLDDVKAGFVAAAERAVDAGFDGIEVHAANGYLLHEFVDPLVNERDDEYGGSPEARARFPAEVTAAIDEATPDEFVVGVRASQAAVVDQERVWPDGEATAAALFGALSDAGADYVHVTGGDATAPEVPDTERTLAELAVEHADGVAVVANGSLGDPENARAALADGSDLITLGTGALANHDWPNRVRAGEPLDDLDPSVVFQPDASLSDPEVPGDD
- a CDS encoding CDP-alcohol phosphatidyltransferase family protein, encoding MVGLGSQADPLDRLRLRFVAVAALGLLGLAALWRPLGTEWALAAAAPGTYLAAYAWTSLDANRPSDGDDPRARLGPANLITLFRGWLAAVLAGAVVASPPSPWVPAALFAGAVGLDAVDGAVARRTTETVLGARVDGATDALAVLVGASVAVALGSLPAWYLVAGGVWYAYAGSLWRRRRTGAPVYELPPSRVRPLVGTAQFAVVALALLPGVGGAGGSEGVVWLTALAGVSLAALLGSFARDWAAATGRLGRDDPPVSAEGNGG
- a CDS encoding ATP-dependent helicase, with the protein product MSESTDRDAEATARALLRDAVDRGAVAAPGFDPETVPIDDADVLARLSPPVRRWWVERFGGYVAENGGFFTPPQREAIPHVDDGENCLVAAPTGSGKTLASFISVLDDLFARDRAGDLENSVYCLYVSPLKSLANDIERNLQTPLAGIGEAIAAEEADGDDAGAERDADGDADSYDPGVRQAIRHGDTSKADRQAMLSETPHVLNTTPETIAILLNSPKFKEKLRTVEYVIVDEIHSLAANKRGTHLSVSLERLTELTRDDPTDGSEDDNEPRATDEITRIGCSATVEPLDGIASFLVGRDRVDGAVGDPDGFETRPCEVVDARFSREFDLELRTPAADLIHTPRSAVTDRFYESLRDLIESHENTLVFTNSRSGAERTLQELRQRFGYDESNSGCHHGSLGEAQRTRVEEGLKAGDLDVVTTSTSLELGIDMPHLDLVVQVGSPKSVAALLQRVGRAGHSPGETVEGRVFALDRDELIECATLLARAEDGFVDRVFPPEGAYDVAAQHVYGMAINRIRPDREVREVLRRAHPYRDFDEADYERLVRYLTADYDGLESKNVYPKVWRDANDPPDGEHHHAEFPVGETLVGKRGRLARVIYMTNVGTIPDSFTCDVFTRGDEWVGTLDESYLDTLESGDVFALGGERFAFRYRRGSKVYVDRTSERPTVPSWFAERLPLSADLAREVLAFQAELLDRLTGDGQNAGPAAVRAWLREFPLDGNAVRALARMYDEQVKYAGSAGVSTPDRLVVEEELDRNEYKRRFYVHSTYGRRFNDGLSRLVASAVANRTDANVAVAVADRGFSLALPLNRKVDVAQILSDLDPETVRGDLREAVEGTDLLQRYFRINAGRALMILKRYKGYEKSAAEQQVSAEMLLSFASDLEEFAVLEETYRELLEDRLDVAGIREAVGRISAGDLAVEHRVVDSPSPLAFGLATLVDSDTVIADDESAVLREFHARVMEEIGETPRSTEGETDEVGGNSDRNAESSDRNAESADRSAEPPADRRTD
- the cmk gene encoding (d)CMP kinase, with amino-acid sequence MSGTSPEPDRRIDRNLFVTVSGPPGCGATTLVEGIAEALDCGYVSGGELFREIAAERDLSLSQLIAETGESEEIDRALDKRLRRIAEKWGTANKAFVLESRLAGWIAGNRADIRIWLDAPEEVRADRTADRAEMTSEMQVREVIEEQRYKSYYGIDLSDRSIYDLVINTGRWDAESTLELALTGIEGYDVESDEGAFDTPDFEV